Proteins encoded in a region of the Vicia villosa cultivar HV-30 ecotype Madison, WI linkage group LG5, Vvil1.0, whole genome shotgun sequence genome:
- the LOC131608207 gene encoding uncharacterized protein LOC131608207, which yields MGIEELDYVMVPVGIMVLLMYHVWLLYAIIRQPSSTVIGLNAQTRHQWILFMMSDPLKNGVLAVQTIRNNIMASTLLATTAITLSSLIGVFASNISETNLVYGNKTSLNSSIKRLSISLCFLVAFLCNMQSIRYYAHVSFLITTPTINGKKDFIEYVARTLNRGSYSWSLGLRAFYLSIPLVLWIYGPIPMFVCSCFTSFLLYFLDTTTQITRDLHNRSFREKESSTTQEVDAAA from the exons ATGGGAATAGAGGAGTTGGATTATGTGATGGTGCCTGTTGGTATCATGGTGTTGTTAATGTATCATGTTTGGCTTCTCTATGCTATAATCCGCCAGCCATCTAGCACTGTTATTGGTTTGAATGCTCAGACTCGTCACCAATGGATTCTTTTCATGATGTCT GATCCATTAAAAAATGGTGTTTTGGCGGTTCAAACGATTCGCAACAATATAATGGCATCAACTCTTCTAGCTACAACAGCAATCACACTAAGTTCACTCATTGGAGTTTTTGCAAGCAATATTTCAGAAACCAACCTAGTTTATGGCAACAAAACATCCTTAAACTCATCGATAAAACGGCTTTCGATCTCACTATGTTTCCTCGTCGCGTTTCTATGTAATATGCAATCAATAAGATACTATGCACATGTGAGTTTCTTAATCACTACACCTACAATCAATGGCAAAAAGGATTTCATTGAATATGTAGCGAGAACGTTGAACCGCGGAAGCTATTCGTGGTCTCTTGGCTTAAGGGCTTTCTACTTGTCAATTCCTCTTGTCCTATGGATTTATGGTCCCATACCTATGTTTGTTTGTTCTTGCTTCACAtcatttcttttgtattttttggataCAACTACTCAGATCACAAGAGATCTTCACAATAGGTCGTTTAGAGAGAAGGAAAGTAGTACTACTCAGGAAGTGGATGCAGCAGCATAG